The following DNA comes from Papaver somniferum cultivar HN1 chromosome 4, ASM357369v1, whole genome shotgun sequence.
ATGGTTCTTTTATTCACGACATCTTGAGACTCTAGCTGTATTTCTCCCAGTAAGGTTACAATATAATCTTTCCATTCCATTGAGTCGCGCAGTCAATGAGAACGCGATACACATATAAGCGGTGATGCGTTTTTACGTGACTGTACACTGCCTCCATGATAATTGCATGTAACCCTAAAAATAACGAAGGGATGCAATAATGTAAACTAAGGATTGGCCACGAACATGTCCACCTCAATAAAATAGCGTGATGCAATCCACGTAATGATATGGTGATCGAGAGGCCGCCTTATCGTTGAAGTAGGTAGTTCTTCAGGGTACGAAGTGCTTTCCCTAACAATCATATACTGGTTGTTTGACGATTCCCTTGCCCCTTTTCTTTTTGCATGTATTCCTTCAGTGTTTCTTGAAAGCTATGAGAtgtttctttttagggttttgtctttctgGTTAGAATTGATGGGTAATAATGAGTATTTAGGCTTGCTTAATACTTTATGTCATGattttggagtaaagagatcttTAAAGGAAACAATACttcgattaactaacaaattgaaaccctaattatgaatgcaagcagtgcaatcattttggaggaattacaaatattacaTGAAAAGGGAAATTACTGGAGAAGACACTAAAGAAAACGCTAGAGGAAAAGTAGCACAGCGTTTCAGGTATGGAaaggcttgagccatcgtgagtgaattgtcCCACCTTCCAGTTTGCcggtattgatgagcttgcaataaccCCCTAAGATAACGTCTGCCACTATATATGGCTCATCTTTCCCTTCTGTAGGTGAATCAGGATGAGTGGTAACTttgactaccatatctccaatctGAAACGGGTTTGGGTGTTGCACAGCTACTTGACTCTCGGACTCATTATCTTTGATGGAGACGGCTTCTAGATTTTTAATGAAACTTTCAAAAGGCCCAGcaacccattcacatctcctagtaatATATGGGTTGACGATCGGGTCAAGTCCCCAGCCCTTGACGGAAAATGGATTGACTGATTGTAGAAAGggttgttcgataagacttacttgggttcggaaTCTTTGAACGTACGTCGATGGGCTCTCTCCAGGTAGTTGCGTCACATTGGAAAGTTGTTGATATGGCATACAAATAATCTTCggggttggacggcttgttggaaatcctttcaggtatagacactggaaAAGGACATGctcctagatttgctttgtttTCATGCACCCACGAGCTccccagaatcatatcataaTTCGGGCATTCTTTCACAATATGAAATTTTCCGCGTGTTAGAatgtctcccaccttgatttatAGGTTGATGTACCCGTAAGCGTCTATAGACTCTCATTCTGGGCTTTTGATTATGGTTGGGCAGAGAACGACTTCCTGTTTTGCAATCTTTGCGGCTCTCAGGGTCTTGATGGTAACAACGTTGAAGTctgaggccgcgtcaatcagcgtgctgtcgaACTCAACACCCTTCAGGTGAGCAGTattcagcagtccccagttgcattttccAACAGTGCCTTCTAAGAGAGGTTAGGGTTTAGGAGTAGTTTCCCGATTGAAAACATGCGCTTGCCTGACACAATGCGATTGAGAGCTGCAAATATATCTggacgttgtgccttggagaaataaaGAATTTCACATATCTTTCAAGTTTCTTTAAACTGAAAACTTAACATGCGAAGATAAATTTAtgatactctagtgattagacttggtcatagcattatgatcaaagtatcaaggaattatattgaattacgaagtataacatttatcttttgaactttgtaaatacgacatcaatataatctatgtatttagttactcgaTTATGTGTAGGATATAGgagtgatttcatcctaggaaagtatgtattattacattggtttaaggaagtatacgtatgaacttgtttcatcatcgaaagggaaatcataagtGTGTTGGTCTGGTTCTTCACTaaataatatttggatgaccaatgcaagatgacaaggtagaaccgatcttaacttatgttgagaatcacgGTGTAACTAGTCATAGCTTTTACTGTGtgacaaggtgtaaccgatcctaactaaCTTTGGGAGGCAAGGTATAAGTGATCACAACCTacattgggaagcatggtgtaaccgatcacagcctactttgggaagcatggtgtaaccagtCACAACCTACACTAGGTAGCATGGTATAACTGGTCACAACCtatattgtgagtcatggtataaccggtcccaagagcaaaaccgagtttctgATATTCACTATTGGGGTTACAGCGATATCCTGGAGATCTACCAAGCAAACCCTGTGGTTACTTCCACAAACCGATCTGAGATCATCGCCCTACATGTGGCGATTCTTGAGTGTATATGGTTAAGGTCCGTCATTACACATATTCAATGGACATGTGGTTTGGTTCTACCACTGAATAGACAACTTGTAGTTACGAAGATAATGCAACATGCATCGAACAGATGAGGCAAGGGTATATCAAGGGTGATGATATGAAACATATATCACCAAAGTTCTTTTACAATCAGCAACAACAAACTCTTTTAAACATTCAAGTCAGTAAAGTAAAATCTAATGAAAAACCGACACacttatttactaagtcattaCCTAATTCCGCATTTGAAAAACATGTGGGAAGTATATGACTCATTTTCCGAACTTCCTTGACTGCATGTGAAAGTTATATGACCAAAGGAATTGTTTGAAGCTCATGATTACAGACGAAATACTATAGAGATTTTATTAACTCCCATGTATGCTTTGGACTAAATAAACTGTCCTCCATCAAGGGGGCATTTAATGGTATTTTGAACTCTTTTCCCCTTAATCGAGGTTACtgtttcccacagggttttgttactcgacaaggtttgtAATTAGATAACATTAATACCATAAATACAAATCATGGGAGGTTATCGACATCGAGGGGAGCATCTAATGATGAGATGGTTGACATTAAGCTATATTGAACTATTTTTCTTcatcgaggttactttttcccacggggttttgttactcgataaggtttttaatgagataacaataGCATCAGAAATATAACTACTCGGTTGAGGTTATTCTTCTCCTTTTAAGTGTTCAGATTTTTCTGCGAAGTGTTTTTCCTGACATGGTTCTACAAAGGAGAAAAGTCTTGACAATCAATGCCATTCCAGAAGATCAAATATCTTCTTTTTCCATCTGCCAGTTTTTTCCTCGACGAGTTTTGTGGTAAGGTTTTGACAAAATAGTTAGTTTGTAATGATGCAAGGGGGAGCATGGGGTAACATATGTGGGATAGTGGGCAGACCATACATCACGTGTGTCAAGATGCATGTTATCGTCTTTCTCAAACTAGAAACACAACTGATTATCCTTCTTTCCATTTCATATTTTGTCCCCTCTTCCCTTTTTGTGTTTTTGTCTCTTATTTATCCCCTGCTAGGGTATTTGTGAAGAATCCTAAAACTCGAGTTCTTCAGCAGTGTTGTACCCGATCGGATCTTCTGTAGATTGCCCTGAGAATCAGACCTAGTTATAATGCGACAATCTGTCGTCAAAATACAGTTGGCTTAAACCACTTAAAACCAAACCATAAGTGAACTGGCAACCGAAAATAATCCGTTGTGTGCATTCTAGGTCATCGACTATTCAATAATTTCGGAACTAAGCTACCTTTATTGCAATCGATAATCAAATGAGCTAGATTTGCATAAAACTGAGGTTGAGCTCCTTTATGAGAATGTCTAGACTTGGCTCCTCACCTATGTACAATAAGAAGATTTGTATTATGCAAATGTGCACTACGCTCCTCATTCCACCATTGCAATTGCAACATATACTATGCGAAGAGTATGCGGAACAAATATGGTTTACAAATACTTATCTTGGTCTAGGTTTTGCCCTTATCAAATACTTATCTTGGCCTAGGTTTACAAGTAAAAATTTGCGGAGCAAATATGCAAAGAGTAGCAAGAAAAAGATATTTCAGCTGCTGATTTTTCTTACTATACaccaaaatatttacatacataaaatttCTACTTAAGTTGATGTAGAAGATGATCTTATAAGCCATTGAGGCATCAATATGGTCTTCAAATGCCATTCAAATAAATAGAAATTAAATCTAGCTTTCAGCAGAATCTATACTTGTTTTCTGTGAGAGCTCTAGGGTAACAGGGCAATGATCACTTCCAAAGAATCCTGCAGATAGGTCAAAAACGAAAAGCTTAAATAAGCAAAACTTTGGGCACCTTTACGGCCTAAATCAGATTTTATGCTGGTTCAAGCGATCAGCGAACATCATGAGAACTTGCCTACCTTCTAATTCAATCCCGTGGCCCTGCATCTCACATGATACAATCCTATCCTTGAGTGGCTCGGAAACTAGAAAATAGTCTATCCTCATTCTCTTACCCCGGTACCTGCAATAAACAGCCATACTTGTAATACCCATAACAGGTGGGGAAATCAAACAAAGTATCCATGCATAGTAGCTATGCAGTTTCTGGAAGTATTCCTCGAACACTACTTGACTACTAACACCATGAGTTTGAACCATGaagaaccacaactagttcactAATCCATTTATCATCACAAGCATAAGCATTGCGTAAAATGTCTAGGAGGCTAATTACCTCCCAATGGGATTTCCTGACCAGGAGAAGCCACTGTCCATATCTTTTTCCTCATGTAGGGATCTGTATGCATCTACCAGCTTTCCTCTGAAAATTAAAACAGAAAAGTAGATCCAGTTAAAGGAGACCTAACTCGAAAGTCGTACCAAAGCATCCAGAGCTTGTAAGATGCGGTATTAAAGTTCGAGGATTCCTAACTGAGTATATATAAACTTCAACAGTTCAAGATATTAACTTTTGTTATAGTAGATATTTGAGATGAGATATGTCATTTGATGCTTAGATCCATAAGTCATACTTTTCCCATATCGAAGTCTTAAAAGTTAAGCCTAATTTCAAGTGAATGCATAGAGCCAGTCGAATACTGGGACCATCCTACAGAAACATTTGAGATTATAATACAGATGTCTATATGGAGTGAGATAGCGCCACTGGAAACTGTCAATATTTCCCAGGAGTTTAAATGTTGAACCATTTCTACGGCCATACCAGGTTCTGGGTGCACAACTAACGAGATCAGTTTTCTTATGTTTCACGACTTTGATTCTCATCAATTTGGATTTTGGCGATAGTAAAGCAACATAAGACCATCTTAATCCAACAAAGTTAAGTTCACTGGACAGGCGAATCCCATTAGAACAATTGAACATTGAATTTTCCAGTAGATACTCACTCGGATAAAATGGTACTGAAACGCTTCCTTTCATTCAAAGTAAACCCAGGTTGTCCACAATCCTGTATGAAAATTAATAATTGTTTCATTATGCTACAAAAAAAAGCGGCAACACGTACTGATCAAAACAACAAACAACTTAGTACATCATGGTTATCTTTGGAATCAGCAGAGTAGGAACTGTATCGAGCTAATGGAAAACTTCCAGTTCAGCAAAAATGACTCCTAATCTTTTAAGGAAATAGGCACCTCTTTGTTAGGAGGAACATAACCGTTGAGCTTTGCACTACTAAAAAAATCCGGATGACTCACATCACGCTCTTCATGGCTGCAAAAAGAAAAGAGGATAGATGGTGAGAATTTCATGAATTCTCTGCAAAAAAAGCAAAACAGTGAACACACAGCAAAAGTTGAAAGCAGGATCTCTAGCAAGTGAAGAGCGATCTCCTTTAGAGTTAAGTTGCCAAAACTGAAAAGAAGCctcttttaagaaaatcaattgACACAATAGAATGATCAGAATTTCCCAACCTGATGGCAGGATTTTCAGCAATTGACCAACACTCTACTCTAAAGATGAGTTAAGTTAATAAGAACTGAACCCAAAGTTCTTTTTCGCAAAAATCAATTGTTGCATCTAATataaaattttgttaatgttcGGATCAAGTATGCTTTTCAATGAAAAAAAACGAGGAACTCAATACCTAACATTCAGGTCGCCGCACCAAATCAAAGGCTTATCAGAACTCCGTAAAACAAACTCAAGCACTCTCTTATCCCATTTTCTTCTCCTTTGAAAAGAATTTTCCTCATCCTTCCATCCATTATTTGGGACATATGTATTCAGCACTCGGAAAGACTCAAACTCAGCCAAAATTACCCGGCCATCTGGTTCGTGCTTTTTGGATGCTAACAAGGAAAATAGCACTAGATCAGTGGATGATGCCCTTGTTCCTGACATGACCCAACTAACATAACAACAACATACTAATCTATGCATGGGTATCCTGTGTGAAGATGCAAACCTGTTTGGTCAAGCGAGAAGGTGACTTTTTTCGGTTGGCAACACTTCTTCACAATTAAAGCAGTCCCAGCATACTTTGAGTCTGCTAGCGACCAACAAACTTGGTAATTTCGAAATAGTGGACTTGAAAGGGCACGCATCAATGTCTATCATACAGAGAAAACAACAGCTATCAGCTATATACGGACATACAGTTTTTGGTTGGCCAAACTTAACCCTATGAAATGCGAAATCCAATGAAAAAAGAGTACAACCACATATATATTCTTTTCATATAGAACCTATATGCAACCCATAGATCAGTGCCTAATATTAAACAAATAAGCTACTACTTCTGCCAGGTTCCAATGATTTCCAATACATCACACAAACAATGATTGAAAATATTGTTTGTCGCCCATCGCACACGCATATCTACAAACTCTGGACAAATAAGAGCTGGAATTGTACAAAACAACCTCGTCCCTTGATTCCAGCTCTGGTTGAAGTATTGAATGGCACTGCTGAGCATTCATTGTGAGTTTCTACAAACTGACTAGTATAACTAGTTGAACAACACTTACTTGTTTTTCCTCTCGAGAAGAGTTTGTATCATCTTTCACTTCTCCTTGAATTTTAGCCCCACCTTTAGAGCCAGCTGCAGGCATTCTCACTTCCTATGTCATCCCACATCACAAAATTAACAAACCCCTTAACAGAAACTCAAAAAGAACTAATGTGTAATTGGGAAGCTGTAATTGGGAACAACTAATGTGTTGAGACTACTTTGTATTTTTCTTAACTTTCATCTCTTTGATGAATGTTAACTTTTAATCAAATTTGCCCttttcttgtcaaaaaaaaaaaaactcaaaaagaaaaaaaaaattgcttacaCACCAATAAAATTCCATCAAGTtccaatccaaaaaaaaaaacaaatttcaaaAACCCATTTCATATAACACGCATATACATTTCATAAAGAGGACGAAAGAATCAAATCACCTGTATAGCAATGACATCAGGATCAAAGACTGCAATAAACTTAGTAAACTCTGGCCAGTTATTTTTAACACGAAGCAAGAAACTATTTGCATTCCATGATATGAACTTCAAaggttctcttttttcttttgttattactACACTTTCCccattttgttcttctttttcttctgattttgaaAGTGAGGAAGAAGTTGTGAGAGTGGGTTTCTTCTTAAGAGATCCATCTTTTTCAACTGGTTGGAAGAATCGTTTCATCCTTTCTTTGATAAACAAACACTGAGGTTCTTCCCTTTCGAACTCAAAGTTCAGGGTTTTGTGCAGCACGGGTACGGGGAAAGAGGTACTGGGAGCCTGGGACCGTCTCGGAGATAGAGACGTATTTATGCTACCCTTGTTGTCCTTTTGTGACACTGGGTCCAGAGCCTGGTTACTCAGGAGCCGAGTTAGTTGCATGAGTGGAGAAAATTTCGCTCAGGCCCTATTTATGAGTTACCCATAATATCAGGGGGCTAGTTAAAAGAATTTTAAAGTAGCAAATACCAttaggtcctagaaataatatattagagagagtctagtccaattgaccccgtcaattgtctgtttggtcctttttggtaaaatatactatagtttggtcctaaaattatggtttggtcctaggatgatgtaaatgtcattgtgtggcggcagaaatacccttttggggccACATATATAGacaaaatcactaaaaaataTCTCATTCTTAGATTTacattctctctcctctttattttcagatttgttttctctctcctaatttcttcagatctagtttctctgttcttgattttctttctcAGTTTTTACTGCTGGtgtttgattttgatgaagatgatggtattgaagatgaagatgacaaaGAATCATATAAAGATTATGAAaacgacgaagatgaagatgcgTTTTTGATTGCTTTGCTACTGTTGaagacgaagacgaagatgaagatgcgTTTTTTGATGTTTCTGCTggtgttgaagacgaagatgatgagatatttgtttgctgctcgtgttgaagatctcgatttgttgatgtttttcgtgttgatgatgatttatgtttgttgctcgtgttggAAATCTCGATTTGTTGATGTTTTTCGTGTTGATGatgatttgttgattttttttcgtgatgatgatgtttgttgctgctgttgaagacgtcgaagaagatgaagatgatgttgctgatgtttttatatggagttcattccagaaatgaagtctggtttgtatatgtttttatatggagttcatttctggaatgaagtctgtctttttaggattttatatggacttcatttctggaatgaagtctgtttttttaggttttttatatggacttcatttctggaatgaagtctgttttgtaggtttttatatggaattcatttctggaatgaagtctgttttttaggtttttatatggaattcatttctggaatgaagtctgttttttttaggtttttatatggacttcatttctggaatgaagtctgttttttaggtttttatatggactttatTTCTGTAATGaagtttgttttttttaggtttttatatggacttcatttctggaataaagtctgttttttaggtttttatatggacttcatttctggaatgaagtctgttttttttaggtttttatatggacttcatttctgttttttttaggtttttatatggacttttgtcagtttaatatttttaaataattatggaccaaacagtaaaggcgttttcctaaaggactaaacagacgtgggcccacctaaaaaaggaccaaacgattattttcccaattttaaaaccaggacttgaattaaataaaattttattctgATACTAAATTAGccctaaa
Coding sequences within:
- the LOC113276149 gene encoding DNA-(apurinic or apyrimidinic site) lyase-like, which codes for MKRFFQPVEKDGSLKKKPTLTTSSSLSKSEEKEEQNGESVVITKEKREPLKFISWNANSFLLRVKNNWPEFTKFIAVFDPDVIAIQEVRMPAAGSKGGAKIQGEVKDDTNSSREEKQTLMRALSSPLFRNYQVCWSLADSKYAGTALIVKKCCQPKKVTFSLDQTASKKHEPDGRVILAEFESFRVLNTYVPNNGWKDEENSFQRRRKWDKRVLEFVLRSSDKPLIWCGDLNVSHEERDVSHPDFFSSAKLNGYVPPNKEDCGQPGFTLNERKRFSTILSEGKLVDAYRSLHEEKDMDSGFSWSGNPIGRYRGKRMRIDYFLVSEPLKDRIVSCEMQGHGIELEGFFGSDHCPVTLELSQKTSIDSAES